The DNA region TACAAATCATATGCATGCATATAAAAATCCAAAAAAAGATAACGCTATAAATATATGAACATAAGTTCCTATTTGTAAGCTATTAATTTTTGTCATCATGTAACCTGCTTCTCATAATCGGACCATTATTAAGTAACTATCTGCTCAAGCTATCTGTCCTATTCAGGATCTGGCCAACGTCAGCGTGTAAATTTCAATTGGAAGGTTCATGGAAGATCCAGTGTTCAGGATTACCTGTCCGCAAGCATCCAACGTACTGCCCGTTGTGTAAATATCGTCAATCATCAGCAAGCGTAAGGGAGCAATTTGCCAACCTTGTTCCGTTGATCTGTTATTCGAAGACACTTCCTGCCCATAAGCGTATAAATTTGCCCGTTGGGAATGCATGTCCTTTTGTGTGGATTGATTGATGGTCCTATAGAGTTCGAACATCAGCTCCATTCCACCTGGCTGCATTGCAAACGCATCCTGCATGGTCTGAATGCGCTCGCCGCGTGTTTTGAAGCTTTGTTTGGTGGTGTTGATCCGACGCTGCAGCAGATCAACTACAGGCAGGCGGACGGCTCCGGCAAGTCCTGCTGCGAGCCGCTCGGCCTGGTTGAAGCCGCGCTCGGCAAGGCGTTCGTTGCTGACGGGCACATAGGTCACCGCGTCTGGCCGCCATCGCGGCTTGTTGTTTTGGAGCAGCGACTGGCGGTTTCGCGTCGCTGTTCCGGGATGAGCGTGTGTGTAGCACGCGTATGAGCTGTGGTGTTGCGAGCGTGTATGTGCGGGCGCAAACACGGCATGTGAGTGAACAGGCTCGCTGATTGATTGACGCGAGCCAAGTCGTTGAACGGGCGCGTGTGTTGTTCCGCGCCCGCCAGGTCGGTGAACGAGTGCGTTGGTTGACGCGCTCGAGTCAGGTGGATGCAAGCTGGCATCCACCTGGTAATGAGCAGGTGTGGCGGGATGAGCCACGGGGGCCAGGGTTTCTTTTCCCAAAACAGGGTTGAGTTCTTCACTCATTGCTTGGAATGCTTGAATAATAAGCGCAGTTAATAGCGGCGCGTAGCGCTCGTGTCCTCTGAATTTGTACATCCCAATCCACTCTTTCATAAGAGCGTTATACTGGACGGCGCTGCGGTTGCATATAAAAGAACGGTTTTGCATGTGTGTGCGGACGCAGTCCGGGCAGCCGATCCCCCGACCACAACGCAGACAGCGAATGGAACGAATCCATGGAATTTGCTGCACACAACGCTGACATATGCCTGGATAGACTGGAGATAGTAACGCTCGAGTACCACAGGTTAGACAAGTCGCTCCCGGTGGGGCGAACAAGCCATGCAGGCGATGGGTGAGATGTTGCAGATGGTCGGTTATATTAGTTAACCAGTTGGGCATCGAATATTAGCCTCCTTTCGTATTTATTGGTGTGATGGGGGATGGAGGTAGCCTTTGCGCCTTGCGATCGTGTTCATTTTTTGGATCTGTGCCACCGCTTTTACCTGGGATCGCGTACGACGGGAGGATGCAAAGACGACCCTTCCTGCTGGATCATCCATGGAGCGACCTGCTCTGCCCGCCATCTGTACCAGAGAAGCTTCGTCGAAGAGCCCGTTATCCGCATCCAAAATAAATACATCGCTGCGCGGAATGGTGACGCCCCGCTCCAAGATAGTGGTGGTCACGAGCAGACGGATCGACCGTTCACGAAAAGCAATAACTTTGCTCGCACGATCCGGATCTTGGGATGATGTTCCTTCGATATGGATTTGCGGAAATATGTGACGCATGAGAGTTACAAACGCCTCAATCTGAGCGATCCGTGTCACAAATACAAATACCTGTGCTTCTCGTTGCAAGGAAGTCTGAATACTCTTTTTAAGAGTAGCAGGCAGTTCGCGCTTCCGAATACATTCGGCGACTGTAGGCATCTTCAATAAACGTGGCACGGGTAAAGGATAGCGGTGGAAGCGCACCGGAACTCTGGCGTGATCGAGTTTCCCTTGCGCCGCTTCCCGCTGTAGCCGGGCTGGTGGCGTAGCAGACAAGTACATAAAATGGCCATCAGGCTTGCACGAGGACGCCGCCGCATGAGCCAGCATAGGATCATTATGGTAGGGAAATGCGTCGAGCTCATCGATGATGACCAGATCAAACGCCTGATAAAAACGCATTAACTGGTGCGTAGTCGCGAGTGTGAGCTGCGCGTCTTTCCAGCGCTCGGTGCTGCCTCCATATAGCGTAGCGAGCGAGATGTCGGGGAATGCTTTCGCCAGACGAGGAGCCAGCTCCAGCACGACGTCCCGGCGCGGCGTAGCAACAAGCGCACGTCCACCCCGCTCCAATATGTTTTGGAGCAGTGGGAAAATCATTTCTGTTTTGCCGGCCCCGGTCACGGCCCACAGCAAAAACCGCTCCGGCCCATCTCCTCCGGATGGCCGGGCCAAAAACGCCAGCGCCGCGGCAGCCGCCGCGCTCTGCGCCGGGCTCAACCCCCACCGGGCAAGTCCGCCCTCGGTGGGGGCAACGGTCGTGCCACGCGATGCTTCGCCGCGTCGTGGCACGGCCCATGGCGCTGCGCTGCGCAGCAGCAGCGCACAGGCACGGCTGCGCCCCAACGCGAGGCAAGCCTCGCAGTAGGCGCACGCCGCCAGGCCGCAGGCAGCGCAGGGCACGCGCTGCCCGGCAAAGCTGCCGCATCGGCGGCAGCGGGGCGCGCTCTGCGCGCGGCCAAGCCACGCGAGGCGCTGCCGCCGCGTGGCAGGCCCTTCCAGGGCGGCTGTGATGCTCAGCCGCCCGCTCAGGTGCGCGAGCTGCGCAGCCGCGCGCCAAACCGAGGCAAGCTGCGGCGCCGTGTCCGCCAGCAGCGCCTCTGCCTCGGCCGCCAGCAATTGGCGGCCGCGAAGCAGCTCAGCCAGCAGGGCTGCGCCCCGCTCCAGCTGAGCCCACTCCCCGGCGGGATACGACTCTGGCATCCCGCCCACCTCAAGCTCCCTGCCAGCAGCACTCCCTGCATTGTGCCCAATCCCTATCCTATCCTCATATTCCCCAGTAACTCGCTCATACTCATCCATTTTCCGCTGCATATATGCCTGCCAGTGCTCCCCGCCCCATTGATCCATGCCTCGCTCCATTTCAAAATTCTCAACCATCCAAGAGGCCTGACTTAAAGGCAGCTCTCTGCCTAGCAGCAACCACCGCAACACCTGCTGTCCGCTCATACCTTCAAGCCACCACGCTACATCCACCCGGATATCCAGGGACAGCATCATCTTCCACCTTTCTCTAACCCGGCACACATATAATCCAACCTTCATCTGCTCTCCTCCCTCTTCTCCCTGTTTCCAAACGCAAAAAAAGCACACGCCAACCGACTATTTGTCGGAGCATGTGCTTCATGTCCATATCTCACTTAATTCAATATCTACTTGTATAATCACTATATCAATTGTTAAAGCTTCCCACAAGTTGTTGTACTCCAAATCTGCCCAATAGGCCCATTTTACCAATCCTACTAATAACGATATTCTTTCTTTATCATGCGAAACTTTTTCCAATCCGCGCAGTCTATACTTTTAACTTAAGAGTTCTGAATTCGAAAAGGTTCATTCTTCACCTCAACAAGCCTCCAAAGGCTCAATAACCATAGATTGCATA from Paenibacillus sp. JNUCC-31 includes:
- a CDS encoding ComF family protein, producing MTYVPVSNERLAERGFNQAERLAAGLAGAVRLPVVDLLQRRINTTKQSFKTRGERIQTMQDAFAMQPGGMELMFELYRTINQSTQKDMHSQRANLYAYGQEVSSNNRSTEQGWQIAPLRLLMIDDIYTTGSTLDACGQVILNTGSSMNLPIEIYTLTLARS
- a CDS encoding helicase-related protein, which translates into the protein MKVGLYVCRVRERWKMMLSLDIRVDVAWWLEGMSGQQVLRWLLLGRELPLSQASWMVENFEMERGMDQWGGEHWQAYMQRKMDEYERVTGEYEDRIGIGHNAGSAAGRELEVGGMPESYPAGEWAQLERGAALLAELLRGRQLLAAEAEALLADTAPQLASVWRAAAQLAHLSGRLSITAALEGPATRRQRLAWLGRAQSAPRCRRCGSFAGQRVPCAACGLAACAYCEACLALGRSRACALLLRSAAPWAVPRRGEASRGTTVAPTEGGLARWGLSPAQSAAAAAALAFLARPSGGDGPERFLLWAVTGAGKTEMIFPLLQNILERGGRALVATPRRDVVLELAPRLAKAFPDISLATLYGGSTERWKDAQLTLATTHQLMRFYQAFDLVIIDELDAFPYHNDPMLAHAAASSCKPDGHFMYLSATPPARLQREAAQGKLDHARVPVRFHRYPLPVPRLLKMPTVAECIRKRELPATLKKSIQTSLQREAQVFVFVTRIAQIEAFVTLMRHIFPQIHIEGTSSQDPDRASKVIAFRERSIRLLVTTTILERGVTIPRSDVFILDADNGLFDEASLVQMAGRAGRSMDDPAGRVVFASSRRTRSQVKAVAQIQKMNTIARRKGYLHPPSHQ